One Pelomicrobium methylotrophicum genomic window carries:
- the priB gene encoding primosomal replication protein N — MLLSGRTAALSPLRRTPAGIPVLDFRIRHGSEQMEAGHVRRVEGEVEAVCVGPLAETIAAAGQGSGARFGGFLANRRQGSSQVVLHVTEFELLKD; from the coding sequence GTGCTGCTTTCAGGACGCACGGCCGCCTTGTCCCCGCTGCGGCGCACGCCCGCCGGGATTCCGGTTCTCGACTTCCGCATCCGCCACGGCTCCGAGCAGATGGAGGCCGGCCACGTGCGGAGGGTCGAGGGCGAAGTCGAGGCTGTCTGCGTCGGTCCCCTGGCCGAGACCATCGCGGCTGCGGGGCAGGGAAGCGGCGCGCGGTTCGGTGGATTTCTCGCCAATCGCCGGCAAGGCAGCTCCCAAGTGGTGTTGCATGTCACCGAGTTCGAACTTTTGAAGGACTAA
- the rlmB gene encoding 23S rRNA (guanosine(2251)-2'-O)-methyltransferase RlmB, giving the protein MAQALVYGFHAVLSRLRRDPASVLTLYAEAGRDDRRMRELLAAAETARVRVLRVERARLDGLTGGAVHQGVVAQVLPPSAKASLEEVLEGLTEPPLLLVLDGVQDPHNLGACFRVADAFGVHAIVAPKDRAVGLTPTVLKVASGAAETVPFVTVTNLARTLEALKARQVWIWGADPGGARLPSELPLEAGAAWVLGAEGRGLRRLTREGCDGLVRIPTRGQVESLNVAVAAGICLYETHMRRASGSGRS; this is encoded by the coding sequence ATGGCGCAAGCGCTCGTCTACGGGTTCCATGCAGTGCTGAGCCGCCTGAGGCGGGACCCCGCAAGCGTGCTGACGCTGTACGCGGAGGCAGGGCGCGACGATCGGCGGATGCGGGAGCTTTTGGCCGCCGCCGAAACGGCCCGTGTGCGGGTGCTGCGGGTGGAGCGCGCCCGGCTGGACGGCCTCACCGGCGGGGCTGTGCACCAGGGGGTCGTGGCCCAGGTCCTCCCACCGTCGGCGAAGGCTTCCCTGGAAGAGGTGCTGGAAGGATTGACAGAGCCTCCGTTGCTGCTCGTGCTGGACGGCGTCCAGGACCCCCACAACCTGGGCGCCTGCTTCCGCGTGGCCGACGCCTTCGGTGTCCACGCTATTGTGGCGCCCAAGGACCGGGCGGTGGGCTTGACGCCCACGGTGCTCAAGGTGGCGAGCGGTGCTGCTGAAACGGTCCCGTTCGTGACGGTGACGAACCTGGCCCGCACCCTGGAGGCTCTCAAGGCGCGGCAGGTGTGGATTTGGGGGGCGGATCCCGGGGGAGCGCGCCTGCCTTCGGAGCTTCCGCTGGAGGCGGGCGCGGCCTGGGTCCTCGGGGCGGAGGGCCGAGGTTTGCGGCGGCTCACTCGGGAAGGATGCGATGGCCTGGTGCGCATCCCGACGCGGGGGCAAGTGGAGAGCCTCAACGTGGCGGTGGCGGCCGGCATCTGCCTGTATGAGACCCACATGCGCCGCGCGAGCGGCAGCGGGCGTAGCTAA
- the dnaB gene encoding replicative DNA helicase, whose product MAQVAPTLAHDTKLDLLKLPPHSVEAEQSVLGGILLDNTAWDKIADLVTESDFYRQDHRLIFHHAGLLIEAGKPADVITVAESLKSAGELEAVGGLAYLGSLAQNTPSAANIRRYAEIVRERSVLRKLAEAGAEIAEAAYNPLGRSAEELLDAAEQKVFTIAEAGARGRQGFLDMQPLLKQVVERIELLYSNPSDVTGIATGFTDLDRLTSGLQPGDLVIIAGRPSMGKTSFALNIAEHVALELKKPVAVFSMEMGGSQLALRLLGSVGRLDQHKVRTGRLNDEDWPKLTHALGKLNEAPIYIDETPGLNALEVRARARRLHRQHGGLGLVVIDYLQLMSAHSASRSENRATEISEISRALKGLAKELNVPVVALSQLNRSLESRTDKRPMMSDLRESGAIEQDADLILFIYREEVYNKDTPKAGIAEIIIGKQRNGPIGTVELTFLKEFTRFENFADPSRY is encoded by the coding sequence ATGGCCCAGGTTGCACCGACGCTCGCTCACGACACCAAGCTCGACCTGCTCAAGCTTCCTCCCCACTCCGTGGAAGCGGAACAATCGGTGCTCGGAGGCATCCTTCTCGACAATACGGCCTGGGATAAGATCGCGGACCTCGTCACCGAGAGCGATTTCTACCGCCAGGATCATCGGCTTATTTTTCACCACGCAGGCCTGCTGATCGAGGCCGGGAAGCCGGCGGACGTCATCACGGTCGCCGAGTCGCTCAAGAGCGCAGGCGAGCTGGAGGCAGTGGGGGGGCTGGCCTACCTGGGATCGCTCGCGCAGAACACCCCCTCGGCGGCCAACATCCGGCGCTACGCCGAGATCGTGCGCGAACGCTCCGTGCTCAGGAAACTCGCCGAGGCTGGCGCGGAGATCGCGGAAGCCGCCTACAACCCGCTGGGGCGGAGCGCCGAAGAGTTGCTGGACGCTGCCGAGCAGAAGGTCTTCACCATCGCGGAGGCGGGAGCGCGGGGGCGCCAGGGTTTTCTCGACATGCAGCCTCTGCTCAAGCAGGTGGTGGAACGCATCGAGCTGCTCTACAGCAACCCCAGCGACGTCACGGGAATCGCCACCGGGTTCACCGACCTGGACCGCCTGACTTCCGGACTTCAGCCTGGGGACCTGGTGATCATCGCGGGCCGCCCCAGCATGGGGAAGACGTCGTTTGCGCTCAATATCGCCGAGCATGTGGCGCTGGAGCTCAAGAAGCCGGTGGCGGTGTTCAGCATGGAGATGGGCGGCTCCCAGCTGGCCCTGCGCCTGCTGGGCTCGGTCGGGCGCCTGGACCAGCACAAAGTGCGCACTGGCCGTCTTAACGATGAGGACTGGCCCAAGCTCACCCACGCTCTCGGCAAGCTCAACGAGGCGCCGATCTACATCGATGAGACGCCGGGGCTGAATGCGCTGGAGGTTCGCGCCCGGGCGCGGCGCCTGCACCGCCAGCATGGGGGGTTGGGTCTGGTGGTCATCGATTACCTGCAGCTCATGTCGGCCCACTCGGCGTCGCGCTCGGAGAACCGGGCCACCGAGATCTCGGAGATTTCCCGCGCCCTCAAAGGGCTCGCCAAGGAGCTGAACGTCCCGGTGGTTGCGCTGTCGCAGCTTAACCGCAGCCTGGAATCGCGCACCGACAAGCGCCCCATGATGTCGGACCTGCGCGAATCGGGCGCCATCGAACAGGATGCGGATCTCATCCTCTTCATCTATCGCGAGGAGGTCTACAACAAGGACACCCCGAAGGCCGGCATCGCGGAGATCATCATCGGCAAGCAGCGCAACGGTCCCATTGGCACCGTGGAGCTTACTTTCCTCAAGGAATTCACCCGGTTTGAAAATTTTGCTGACCCATCACGCTATTGA
- the rpsR gene encoding 30S ribosomal protein S18 gives MARPTPSGKSKSSSRRESSRALFRRRKFCRFTAEGVKEIDYKDIETLKDFISDTGKIIPARITGTKARYQRQLSVAIKRARFLALLPYTDLH, from the coding sequence ATGGCACGTCCCACACCTTCAGGAAAAAGCAAGAGCAGCTCGCGCCGTGAAAGCTCGCGAGCCCTGTTTCGCCGGCGCAAGTTCTGCCGTTTCACGGCTGAAGGCGTCAAGGAGATTGACTACAAGGATATCGAGACGCTGAAGGATTTCATCAGCGATACCGGCAAGATCATTCCTGCCCGGATCACCGGCACCAAGGCCCGCTACCAGCGCCAGCTGTCGGTCGCCATCAAGCGAGCCCGCTTCCTGGCGCTTCTTCCATACACCGACCTGCACTGA
- the rnr gene encoding ribonuclease R produces the protein MSTKPLSIRASDPHLKEEKRKYAHPIPSRALILKLLLEEGVPVPLERLAERLEIQPEEWEAFERRLAAMERDGQIIRNRKNAICVAGKLGLIKGTVEGHPDGYGFVIPDEGGGDLFLSPREMRKVLHGDRVMVREVGLERRGRREAAVVEVLERANREVVAKLHRERGVRYAVAEDRRISQDILIPEGEDLGARPGQIVVVEILEQPSEATQPIGRVVEVLGNALDPGIEIEIAVRKYHLPHVFPPEVEEACKNFPDGVRRHELRGRRDLRELPLVTIDGETARDFDDAVFCRREGKGFRLWVAIADVSHYVRHGDVLDLEARKRGNSVYFPRRVIPMLPEVLSNHLCSLNPQVDRLCMACEMEVSAKGDILNYAFYPAVMHSRARLTYTTVAAALEDPQGEEARALGPLLPHLQELYRLYKVLAAARHRRGAIDFETIETRIIFNDEGRIERIVPEQRNDAHRLIEECMLAANVCASDFLDNHGHPMLYRVHEGPTPEKLEALRDFLREFGLSLGGGDAPQAKDYARLLQKVRGRPDAGLLQTVMLRSLQQAVYSPKNAGHFGLAYERYTHFTSPIRRYADLLIHRAIKAVLKGRRYSPGNWVEIGRHVSFTERRADEATRDVENWLKCYYMKDRVGETFEGTVSAVTSFGLFVSLDNVYVEGLVHISELGNDYFHYDPVRHQLLGERTGRRFRLADRVRVRVAQVDLETSRIDFVLAEDAGEAQKKPPLRRSRRA, from the coding sequence TTGTCAACGAAACCTCTCTCCATCCGCGCGTCGGATCCTCACCTGAAGGAAGAGAAAAGGAAGTACGCCCATCCCATCCCCAGCCGTGCACTGATCCTCAAGCTCTTGCTGGAAGAAGGCGTGCCGGTGCCGCTTGAGCGCCTCGCCGAGCGGCTGGAGATTCAGCCCGAGGAATGGGAAGCTTTTGAGCGTCGGCTCGCCGCCATGGAGCGCGACGGCCAGATCATTCGCAATCGCAAAAATGCGATCTGCGTCGCCGGCAAGCTGGGTCTCATCAAGGGCACGGTGGAAGGACATCCCGACGGCTACGGCTTTGTGATTCCCGACGAGGGTGGAGGCGACTTGTTCCTGAGCCCGCGGGAGATGCGCAAAGTGCTTCATGGGGACCGGGTGATGGTGCGCGAAGTGGGCTTGGAGCGCCGCGGCCGACGCGAGGCCGCGGTGGTGGAGGTGCTGGAGCGCGCCAACCGGGAGGTCGTGGCCAAGCTCCATAGGGAGCGCGGCGTGCGTTACGCCGTGGCGGAGGACCGGCGCATCAGCCAGGACATTTTGATCCCCGAAGGCGAAGATCTGGGCGCCCGCCCCGGTCAGATCGTGGTGGTGGAGATCCTGGAGCAGCCGAGCGAAGCTACGCAGCCCATCGGGCGCGTGGTGGAGGTGCTCGGCAATGCCCTTGATCCGGGCATCGAAATCGAGATTGCGGTGCGTAAGTATCACCTTCCCCATGTCTTTCCGCCGGAGGTGGAGGAAGCGTGCAAGAATTTCCCGGACGGCGTGAGGCGTCACGAGCTGCGCGGCCGCCGCGACCTGCGGGAGTTGCCGCTGGTGACCATTGACGGGGAGACGGCGCGAGACTTTGACGACGCCGTGTTCTGCCGCCGGGAGGGCAAAGGCTTTCGGCTGTGGGTGGCCATTGCTGACGTGAGCCACTACGTCAGGCACGGCGATGTGCTGGATCTGGAGGCCCGCAAACGGGGGAACTCGGTGTATTTCCCGCGTCGAGTGATCCCCATGCTGCCGGAAGTATTGTCCAATCACCTGTGCTCGCTTAACCCTCAAGTGGATCGCCTGTGCATGGCGTGCGAGATGGAGGTGAGCGCCAAAGGCGATATCCTCAATTACGCCTTCTACCCGGCGGTGATGCATTCCCGTGCGCGGCTCACTTATACGACGGTGGCCGCCGCGCTGGAGGATCCGCAAGGCGAGGAGGCGCGCGCGCTGGGCCCGTTGCTGCCCCATCTGCAGGAACTCTACCGCCTCTACAAGGTCCTGGCGGCGGCCCGGCACCGCCGCGGCGCCATTGATTTCGAGACCATCGAGACCCGCATCATTTTCAACGACGAAGGCCGCATCGAGCGCATCGTGCCCGAGCAGAGAAACGACGCGCACCGGCTGATCGAGGAATGCATGCTGGCGGCCAACGTATGCGCTTCGGACTTTCTCGACAACCACGGCCACCCCATGCTGTACCGGGTGCACGAGGGCCCGACGCCGGAGAAGCTCGAGGCGTTGCGCGACTTCCTGCGGGAGTTTGGATTGAGCCTGGGCGGCGGTGACGCGCCCCAGGCCAAAGACTACGCGCGGCTGCTGCAGAAAGTCCGCGGGCGGCCCGACGCGGGACTGCTGCAGACTGTGATGCTGCGCTCCCTGCAACAGGCCGTCTACAGTCCCAAGAACGCCGGGCACTTCGGGCTCGCGTACGAGCGCTATACTCATTTCACCTCGCCCATCCGGCGCTACGCCGACCTCCTGATCCACCGGGCCATCAAAGCGGTGCTCAAGGGGCGGCGCTACTCCCCGGGCAACTGGGTGGAGATCGGCCGCCACGTGTCGTTTACCGAACGGCGCGCGGACGAGGCCACCCGCGACGTGGAGAACTGGCTCAAGTGCTACTACATGAAAGACCGCGTGGGCGAAACGTTCGAGGGCACGGTGAGCGCGGTGACCAGCTTCGGGCTGTTCGTCTCGCTGGACAACGTTTACGTGGAGGGGTTGGTCCATATCTCCGAGTTGGGCAATGACTACTTCCACTACGATCCCGTGCGGCACCAACTGCTCGGCGAGCGCACAGGCCGCCGGTTCCGGCTGGCGGATCGGGTTCGGGTGCGCGTTGCCCAGGTGGATCTGGAAACGAGCCGCATCGACTTCGTGCTGGCCGAGGACGCGGGCGAAGCGCAGAAGAAGCCTCCCCTGCGGCGCAGCCGCCGGGCTTGA
- the rpsF gene encoding 30S ribosomal protein S6, with amino-acid sequence MRHYEIVFIVHPDQSEQVPAMIERYKNMVTSRGGKIHRLEDWGRRQLAYPIEKVHKAHYVLMNVECDQEALDELVHSFKFSDAVLRHLVVRMREAVTTPSPMMKDEKARSVVPAQEEEAKPASAEESTA; translated from the coding sequence ATGCGACATTACGAAATCGTGTTCATCGTTCACCCTGATCAGAGCGAGCAGGTGCCCGCTATGATCGAGCGGTACAAGAACATGGTGACTTCCCGGGGCGGCAAGATCCACCGCCTGGAGGACTGGGGGCGCCGTCAGCTGGCCTATCCGATCGAGAAGGTGCACAAGGCGCACTACGTGCTCATGAACGTGGAGTGCGACCAGGAGGCGCTGGACGAGTTGGTGCACAGCTTCAAGTTCAGCGACGCGGTGCTGCGCCACCTGGTGGTGAGGATGCGGGAGGCAGTCACCACCCCTTCGCCCATGATGAAGGACGAAAAGGCTCGCAGCGTGGTGCCTGCCCAGGAGGAAGAGGCCAAGCCGGCATCGGCTGAGGAGAGCACCGCCTGA
- the rplI gene encoding 50S ribosomal protein L9: protein MQVILLEKVANLGGLGDVVKVKNGYARNYLIPTGKAKRATPENLAQFEAQRAELERAQAEAMAKAQEQAARLEGLQIQVTQKAGVDGKLFGSVTNVDVRDALKAKGFEVPKAAIRMPHGPIKRIGEHPVSLVLHTDVVAHITVSVVPET, encoded by the coding sequence ATGCAAGTGATTCTGCTGGAGAAAGTGGCGAACCTGGGCGGGCTGGGCGACGTCGTGAAGGTGAAGAACGGCTACGCTCGCAACTACCTCATTCCCACGGGCAAGGCCAAGCGGGCAACGCCCGAGAATCTGGCGCAGTTCGAGGCGCAACGGGCAGAGCTGGAGCGGGCCCAGGCCGAAGCCATGGCCAAGGCTCAGGAGCAGGCCGCCCGGCTCGAGGGACTGCAAATCCAGGTTACCCAGAAAGCCGGTGTGGACGGCAAGCTCTTTGGCTCGGTGACCAACGTGGATGTGCGCGATGCCCTCAAGGCCAAGGGATTCGAGGTGCCCAAGGCTGCCATCCGCATGCCCCACGGCCCGATCAAGCGCATCGGCGAGCATCCTGTTTCGCTGGTGCTGCATACCGACGTGGTGGCCCATATCACCGTGTCAGTGGTTCCCGAGACCTGA